A genome region from Anopheles stephensi strain Indian chromosome 2, UCI_ANSTEP_V1.0, whole genome shotgun sequence includes the following:
- the LOC118504938 gene encoding uncharacterized protein LOC118504938, whose translation MQPMKSFYLFSKLFGLCPYPLDTTVPVNTRASYVKQLLPTYTVLLLYSSCLVSIFWQSGNTSDISNAANWIQFIPNSFAYIFSLVFAIRHRTMANEILTTFAICDDKLRTQFGISFTMPNVKMRRVSILACIVTMTCGSTIGALTYLIGVNWNRIWTLLYWIAFCMPKFGLLLFSFQFAGCILYLSDRAMLLLRGMNNFPVGVENLALQPQATHGHAQYKTLNMAMGGGNHLPSMHEGKLNRLTTLATIKIRAISPLDSIQHIREVVEMLQDLSVKINHCFGKQAIFSLLSAFTCVTVQLYYMLNHIKSGFTASRSEIYALASCSLLFLHGIEFWSLFTSGENVRLKWKKVINFLFFMKSKSSDDDFRNKVDDLISFMVTNPLEFNAYGLFPIDLSVLTGIASSITTYLIVLIQFKISEEQSSGYDDDSEDKSQIQYSAH comes from the exons ATGCAGCCGATGAAATCGTTCTACCTGTTCTCGAAGCTGTTCGGGCTGTGTCCGTACCCGCTCGACACGACGGTACCGGTCAATACGCGGGCCAGCTACGTGAAGCAGCTGCTGCCGACCTacacggtgctgctgctctaCTCATCCTGTCTGGTGAGCATCTTCTGGCAGAGTGGCAACACGTCCGACATTTCCAACGCCGCTAATTGGATACAG TTCATTCCCAACTCGTTCGCGTACATTTTCTCGCTCGTCTTTGCCATCCGGCATCGCACGATGGCGAACGAGATCCTGACCACGTTTGCCATCTGTGATGATAAGCTGCGAACGCAGTTTGGTATTTCCTTCACGATGCCAAACGTCAAAATGCGACGTGTGTCCATCCTGGCGTGTATTG TCACGATGACCTGTGGCAGTACTATCGGTGCGCTGACTTATTTGATCGGAGTTAATTGGAACCGTATATGGACGTTGCTTTATTGGATCGCTTTCTGTATGCCGAAG TTTGGATTGCTTCTGTTCAGTTTCCAGTTCGCCGGCTGCATCCTGTATCTGTCGGATCGtgccatgctgctgctgagagGCATGAA TAATTTTCCGGTTGGCGTGGAAAACCTGGCACTGCAACCGCAGGCAACGCACGGGCACGCCCAGTACAAAACGCTCAACATGGCGATGGGCGGCGGCAACCATCTGCCGAGCATGCACGAGGGCAAACTGAACCGGCTGACCACGCTCGCCACCATCAAGATCCGGGCGATCAGCCCGCTCGACTCGATACAGCACATCCGCGAGGTGGTCGAAATGCTGCAGGACCTGTCGGTCAAGATAAACCACTGTTTCGGCAAGCAGGCCATCTTCTCGCTGCTGTCCGCCTTCACCTGCGTCACCGTGCAGCTCTACTACATGCTGAACCACATCAAGTCCGGCTTTACCGCGTCCCGGTCCGAGATCTATGCGCTCGCCTCGTGCAGCCTGCTGTTTCTGCACGGTATCGAGTTCTGGTCGCTGTTTACCAGCGGCGAAAACGTCCGGCTCAAGTGGAAAAAGGTGATCAATTTCCTGTTCTTCATGAAGTCCAAATCGTCCGACGATGACTTTCGGAACAAG GTGGACGATCTGATTTCGTTCATGGTGACAAATCCACTCGAGTTCAACGCGTACGGTCTGTTCCCCATCGATCTGTCCGTGCTGACGGGG ATAGCTTCCTCCATCACGACGTACCTGATCGTGTTGATACAGTTCAAAATTTCCGAGGAACAGTCCAGCGGCTATGACGATGATTCGGAGGACAAAAGTCAAATCCAGTACTCGGCACACTAA